The Zavarzinia compransoris genome has a window encoding:
- a CDS encoding VOC family protein, translating to MAGIHGQFVWYELMTDNLEGALAFYRAVTGWTVAAAGAGGVDYRVLSAGAAMVAGAMAIPDEDGAAGMRPGWTVYVGAGNTDETAAAIAAAGGKVLREPADIPEVGRFAIVADAQGAPFGIIAWSEPGEAPGVDIAPGRIGWHELFAGDEPTIFPFYEQVFGWSKAEGMDMGPMGTYQLFRTRPGEAVGGIMTRTPEIPHPFWNFYIAVDDIDAALARVTANGGTVVQQPMEVPGGVWIIQAVDPQGAFFSLVGPRA from the coding sequence ATGGCCGGGATTCACGGGCAATTCGTCTGGTACGAACTGATGACCGACAATCTGGAGGGCGCCCTCGCCTTCTATCGCGCGGTGACGGGCTGGACCGTTGCCGCCGCCGGTGCGGGCGGCGTCGATTATCGCGTGCTGTCGGCGGGCGCGGCCATGGTCGCCGGCGCCATGGCCATCCCGGACGAGGATGGCGCCGCGGGCATGCGGCCGGGCTGGACCGTCTATGTCGGGGCCGGGAATACGGACGAGACGGCGGCGGCGATCGCGGCGGCCGGCGGCAAGGTGCTGCGCGAGCCGGCCGATATCCCGGAAGTCGGGCGCTTCGCCATCGTCGCCGACGCGCAGGGCGCCCCCTTCGGCATCATCGCCTGGTCGGAACCGGGCGAGGCGCCGGGGGTGGACATCGCCCCCGGCCGCATCGGCTGGCACGAGCTTTTCGCCGGCGACGAGCCGACCATCTTCCCCTTCTACGAACAGGTCTTCGGCTGGAGCAAGGCGGAGGGCATGGACATGGGCCCCATGGGCACCTACCAGCTGTTCCGCACCCGCCCGGGCGAGGCGGTCGGCGGCATCATGACCAGGACGCCGGAAATTCCCCACCCGTTCTGGAATTTCTACATCGCGGTCGACGATATCGATGCCGCCCTGGCCCGGGTGACGGCGAACGGCGGCACCGTCGTGCAGCAGCCGATGGAAGTGCCCGGCGGCGTCTGGATCATCCAGGCCGTCGATCCGCAGGGCGCCTTCTTCTCGCTGGTCGGCCCGCGCGCGTAA
- a CDS encoding VOC family protein: MSIRQKITPYLWFDSNAAAAVDLYVSVFARSRVVGTVRYAEGGMMPAGLPMAIEFELEGQRFVALNGGPHFQLNEAVSFFVECADQAEIDRLWAVLGDGGQYQQCGWLRDRFGLAWQINCGLVADFMADRDEARRARVLQAMMAMVKIDIAVLKAAYDG, encoded by the coding sequence ATGTCCATCCGCCAGAAGATCACCCCCTACCTTTGGTTCGACAGCAATGCGGCCGCGGCGGTCGACCTCTATGTCTCGGTCTTTGCCCGATCCCGGGTCGTCGGCACGGTCCGCTATGCGGAGGGCGGGATGATGCCGGCCGGCCTGCCCATGGCGATCGAGTTCGAGCTGGAGGGGCAGCGTTTCGTCGCCCTGAACGGCGGGCCGCATTTCCAGCTGAACGAGGCGGTATCCTTCTTCGTCGAATGCGCCGATCAGGCAGAGATCGACCGCCTGTGGGCGGTGCTCGGCGACGGCGGCCAGTATCAGCAATGCGGCTGGCTGCGCGACCGTTTCGGCCTCGCCTGGCAGATCAACTGCGGCCTCGTCGCCGATTTCATGGCCGACCGGGACGAGGCCCGGCGCGCCCGCGTGCTGCAGGCGATGATGGCCATGGTGAAGATCGATATCGCCGTGCTGAAGGCGGCCTACGACGGCTGA
- a CDS encoding alpha/beta fold hydrolase — protein sequence MAAYVGKRYTSGNGLDLYYRDYGTADGRLPVVCLPGLTRNSADFETLALHLSAAGRRVISPDFRGRGLSAYDPEFMNYVPPTYAGDTIGLLAGLGIGRAFFVGTSLGGIVTQLIALAAPSLVAGAVLNDIGPELDPAGLARIASYAGLQADPATWDEAVAQIRTVNLSQFPDVDDATWARFARAVFTEKPDGGLRPNYDPKIGDAMRAGGPPVDMWPIFAGLGAVPTLVLRGVLSDLLASSTVERMKAAKPDLVAVEVPGRGHAPFLDEPAALAAIDALLARVDG from the coding sequence ATGGCCGCCTATGTCGGCAAGCGTTACACATCCGGCAACGGCCTCGACCTCTATTACCGCGACTACGGCACCGCGGACGGCCGCCTGCCGGTCGTCTGCCTGCCCGGCCTGACCCGGAATTCGGCCGATTTCGAGACCCTGGCGCTGCATCTTTCCGCCGCCGGGCGGCGGGTGATCTCGCCGGATTTCCGCGGCCGCGGGCTGTCCGCCTATGACCCCGAGTTCATGAACTACGTGCCGCCGACCTATGCCGGCGACACCATCGGCCTGCTGGCCGGGCTCGGCATCGGGCGGGCCTTCTTCGTCGGCACCTCGCTCGGCGGCATCGTCACCCAGTTGATCGCGCTGGCGGCGCCGTCCCTGGTCGCCGGTGCCGTGCTGAACGACATCGGCCCGGAACTCGACCCCGCCGGCCTTGCCCGCATCGCCTCCTATGCCGGGCTTCAGGCCGATCCCGCGACCTGGGACGAGGCCGTCGCCCAGATCCGCACGGTCAACCTCAGCCAGTTCCCCGATGTGGACGACGCCACCTGGGCCAGATTCGCCCGCGCCGTCTTCACCGAAAAGCCGGACGGGGGCTTGCGCCCGAACTACGATCCGAAGATCGGCGATGCCATGCGCGCCGGCGGTCCCCCGGTCGACATGTGGCCGATCTTCGCCGGCCTCGGCGCCGTGCCGACCCTGGTGCTGCGCGGCGTCCTGTCCGACCTTCTGGCATCTTCGACGGTCGAGCGGATGAAGGCGGCGAAGCCCGACCTCGTCGCCGTCGAGGTGCCGGGCCGCGGCCATGCCCCCTTCCTGGACGAGCCGGCCGCCCTGGCCGCGATCGACGCCCTGCTGGCGCGGGTCGACGGATGA